A single Pseudoalteromonas phenolica DNA region contains:
- a CDS encoding CsiV family protein, giving the protein MKHKLLKLTTLTFLTAFAANANATRWFEIELIAFEQKPTPELREDFKLERKPIQARKTLDMIETGLNNQGQIQCLSGEPQFDPRELSQQIVATSSSWQCDDDRNYLEQMHALPLIPFAEPQEHMDSMYLLAEEQFQFASVLNKLKREGLDPILHTGWRFPEMSSRRAPSIEIIAGQKIAKPTSYKAINNISNDGYISLLDKPIQHQAINDEYKWQVEGLMKIHVRHYLFVTTDLDINFIDNEGELQQARMSQYTRVYSGDIHYLDHPRLGIIFQIRKYKH; this is encoded by the coding sequence ATGAAGCATAAGCTTTTAAAGCTCACAACATTGACGTTTTTAACTGCGTTTGCAGCCAATGCAAACGCAACTCGTTGGTTTGAAATTGAACTCATTGCTTTTGAGCAAAAACCAACACCTGAGTTACGTGAAGATTTTAAACTTGAGCGTAAACCGATTCAGGCACGAAAAACATTGGATATGATTGAAACGGGGTTAAACAATCAAGGTCAGATCCAATGTTTATCAGGTGAACCACAATTTGATCCCAGAGAATTAAGTCAGCAAATCGTGGCAACATCCAGCTCTTGGCAATGTGATGATGATAGAAATTATCTCGAACAAATGCATGCCTTGCCATTAATACCCTTTGCAGAGCCGCAAGAGCATATGGATTCAATGTATTTGCTTGCTGAAGAACAGTTTCAATTTGCATCTGTTTTAAATAAGTTAAAGCGTGAAGGGTTGGATCCAATATTACATACTGGCTGGCGCTTTCCTGAAATGAGTAGCCGACGTGCGCCAAGTATTGAGATTATAGCTGGACAAAAAATTGCTAAACCAACCAGCTATAAAGCAATTAATAATATCAGTAATGATGGTTACATTAGCCTTTTAGATAAGCCTATACAACATCAAGCGATCAACGATGAGTATAAGTGGCAAGTTGAAGGGCTAATGAAAATTCATGTGAGACATTATTTGTTTGTTACTACAGATCTAGATATCAATTTCATTGATAACGAAGGTGAATTACAGCAAGCAAGAATGTCACAATATACTCGTGTTTATAGTGGCGATATTCATTACCTAGATCACCCTAGACTCGGGATAATATTTCAAATAAGAAAATATAAACATTAA
- a CDS encoding GGDEF domain-containing protein: protein MQRERSFVNSSTSCFNRRHLKPFLNFIGLNPNTLIDLFSSNHHSSDFTQKRSMYIRKRLWVMCCFFAFSVPLFSIYDFYAFEYEQATSILICRLVLSASLFIMAYLIKKCCSALLIKKLVALSFFLPSLFYLASMMTFDSLNEVPFIFSMLPYLVLAMVGLFPLTIRGSLILMAFIFFPFAIVQGLFYKGDVWSLFNSTWLFILFAGISLWLQIAQLTMLMHLYRESTVDPLTKLINRRVLLRSIEHLKSESIKFSVIMFDLDRFKRINDTFGHIAGDKVLKEAASVLSKSVRSTDIVSRYGGEEFLIILPHKSNAQALNLAHEIATRLRETPIAVSEAQSLCVTSSIGVTEYRYGETTENIFKRVDELLYDAKEQGRDRVISDAA, encoded by the coding sequence ATGCAAAGAGAAAGAAGTTTTGTAAACAGCAGTACGAGTTGTTTTAATAGGCGTCATCTCAAACCATTCCTTAATTTCATAGGGCTTAACCCAAATACACTGATTGATCTGTTTAGTTCGAACCATCATTCTAGCGATTTTACTCAAAAACGTTCAATGTATATTAGAAAACGGCTCTGGGTTATGTGTTGTTTTTTTGCTTTTTCAGTGCCCTTATTTTCCATTTATGATTTTTATGCCTTTGAATATGAACAAGCCACTTCCATATTAATTTGTCGTCTCGTGTTGTCGGCCAGTCTTTTCATAATGGCTTATTTAATAAAAAAATGCTGTTCTGCTTTGCTGATTAAAAAATTGGTCGCACTGTCTTTTTTCTTACCTTCGTTGTTCTATTTAGCTTCAATGATGACCTTTGATAGTCTCAATGAAGTGCCATTTATTTTCTCAATGTTACCTTATTTGGTTTTGGCTATGGTCGGGCTATTTCCTCTGACGATTAGAGGAAGTCTTATTCTAATGGCTTTTATATTTTTCCCGTTTGCAATTGTACAAGGCCTTTTTTATAAAGGGGATGTTTGGTCGCTATTTAATAGTACGTGGTTATTTATACTATTCGCTGGGATCAGTTTATGGCTGCAAATAGCACAACTTACAATGCTGATGCACCTCTATAGAGAATCAACAGTGGACCCTTTAACGAAACTTATAAACAGGCGTGTTTTATTACGTTCGATCGAACACTTAAAATCTGAATCAATCAAGTTCTCTGTCATTATGTTTGATTTAGATAGGTTTAAACGTATAAACGATACCTTTGGTCACATTGCTGGTGATAAAGTACTAAAAGAGGCAGCATCTGTATTATCAAAATCTGTAAGAAGTACTGACATTGTTTCGCGTTATGGCGGAGAGGAATTTTTAATAATACTGCCACACAAGTCAAATGCTCAGGCTTTAAACCTTGCACACGAAATTGCTACACGATTAAGAGAAACACCTATAGCAGTGAGTGAAGCGCAATCATTGTGTGTAACATCAAGTATCGGTGTAACTGAATATCGCTATGGTGAAACAACTGAGAATATTTTTAAACGCGTGGATGAACTCTTATACGATGCAAAAGAGCAGGGAAGAGACCGGGTTATATCAGATGCTGCTTAG
- a CDS encoding sigma-54-dependent transcriptional regulator, translating into MPANILIVEDTESLSLLYQSYLIPTGLNTFVAGTGQAALDYLSNNQPDLIILDIMLPDMSGMDILAQLPNKNRPDVIVLTAHASKELAVEAIRHGAIDFLEKPIDAERFRITVNNGLKLKTLSKKVEEYQSTFENGRFCQLIGKSALMQNVYQIISNAASSKATVFITGESGTGKELCAKAVHECSDRKQAPFVALNCAAIPKDLIESEIFGHVKGAFTGATSNREGAAGQADGGTLFLDELCEMDLGLQSKLLRFIQTGTFQKVGSETLQSVNVRFVCATNRDPWLEVQEGRFREDLYYRLYVIPIQLPPLRDRGEDVVQIADAMFARIAKEEGKTFVKLTDNAKQKLLSYDWPGNVRQLENMIRNTLVMNHSDIIDSNMFPAFPISQNKNSSGSQETEQTSYFSNKIISPEQSDSFPAISSESAHPIKSHLDIRPMWIVEKEYIEQAIDICGNNIPKAAAMLELSPSTIYRKMKTWEE; encoded by the coding sequence ATGCCAGCGAATATTTTAATCGTAGAAGATACTGAGTCTTTGTCACTGTTATATCAGTCCTACCTAATTCCGACTGGTTTAAATACTTTTGTAGCTGGTACTGGTCAAGCCGCACTTGATTATTTAAGCAATAATCAGCCCGATCTTATTATTCTTGATATCATGTTACCTGATATGAGTGGTATGGATATTCTCGCTCAACTTCCCAATAAAAACCGTCCTGATGTTATAGTTTTAACCGCGCATGCCAGTAAAGAATTAGCAGTGGAAGCTATTCGCCATGGTGCCATAGATTTTCTAGAAAAACCTATTGATGCAGAGAGATTTAGGATAACTGTTAACAACGGTTTAAAACTAAAAACATTAAGTAAGAAAGTAGAAGAGTACCAGTCAACTTTCGAAAACGGACGTTTTTGTCAACTAATTGGCAAGTCTGCATTGATGCAAAACGTTTATCAAATCATTTCTAATGCTGCGAGTTCTAAAGCAACAGTATTTATTACTGGAGAAAGTGGAACAGGCAAAGAATTATGTGCAAAAGCTGTTCATGAATGTAGTGATCGCAAACAGGCACCATTTGTAGCATTAAACTGTGCAGCTATCCCTAAAGATTTAATAGAAAGTGAAATTTTTGGTCACGTAAAAGGGGCATTCACTGGCGCTACGTCAAATCGCGAAGGTGCAGCTGGTCAAGCTGATGGTGGTACGTTATTTTTAGATGAATTGTGCGAAATGGATCTTGGTTTGCAAAGTAAGTTATTGCGTTTCATCCAAACAGGTACCTTCCAAAAAGTAGGTAGTGAAACTTTGCAATCAGTCAATGTAAGATTTGTATGTGCAACGAATCGAGACCCTTGGTTGGAAGTACAGGAAGGGCGTTTTAGAGAAGATTTATATTACCGTCTTTATGTTATTCCTATTCAATTGCCACCTCTTAGAGATCGTGGTGAAGATGTCGTCCAAATTGCAGATGCGATGTTTGCACGAATAGCAAAAGAAGAAGGTAAAACCTTCGTGAAGTTAACAGACAATGCAAAGCAAAAATTACTTAGCTACGATTGGCCTGGGAATGTTCGCCAATTAGAAAATATGATCAGAAATACTTTGGTTATGAATCATAGCGATATTATAGATTCAAATATGTTTCCTGCTTTTCCTATTTCTCAAAATAAAAATAGCAGTGGTAGCCAAGAGACTGAACAGACAAGTTACTTTTCCAATAAAATTATCTCACCTGAACAATCTGACTCTTTCCCAGCAATTAGTAGCGAATCTGCTCATCCAATTAAAAGTCATTTAGATATTCGGCCAATGTGGATAGTTGAGAAAGAATATATTGAACAGGCCATCGATATTTGTGGAAATAATATTCCAAAAGCAGCAGCCATGTTAGAGCTTAGTCCATCTACAATTTATAGAAAAATGAAAACTTGGGAAGAATAA
- a CDS encoding SpoIIE family protein phosphatase, whose protein sequence is MSTLFYRRFNLVWPAIHSVREIIHHYLKQMKISNDDIDNTGLVLTEYLSNLIRHSEGEDGVMTLVIDNINGGVSLTIIDNTQFFEELAKSDKTQREEVINDGVLREGGMGLALINHYFPSYHYFKKGEQNHFCLTLYSSSDRTKVVLIEDELATLKLIENYLSEAYDVYAFDCEYKAQSFLSKHEVDLLLIDLNLNQMIATKFIEQINRYQHLSNIGIIVMSVDSAIETIKETVSVGIDDYVVKPLKKESILLICERVLRRKQDAGRRTCNSSDNDSIQLDESYSINTFGSALNTRSGDFVLSYTHKDSNDHFLFMVDVMGHGEAAASTANELKGFIFGLVKNTTDFSKLINDLNDAVVNGICINKDKIFTLLAFKLSHNKIEYINIGQPSFILIDKYSGEIKLFDNTQPIIGLNSSYSYQPDCIELPSPFYLLCFTDGLHENMDKFATADEFILDKLQRLDVQSIEFPTQLWQKCLPELTKEIDDSTLLVLNKA, encoded by the coding sequence ATGTCAACATTATTTTATAGAAGATTTAACCTTGTTTGGCCAGCTATTCATTCGGTAAGAGAGATTATTCATCATTACCTTAAGCAGATGAAGATTTCGAATGACGATATCGATAATACTGGCCTTGTTCTTACAGAATACTTATCAAATTTAATACGTCACTCTGAAGGTGAAGATGGCGTAATGACACTTGTCATTGATAACATCAATGGTGGCGTTTCACTCACTATAATCGATAACACACAATTTTTTGAAGAGTTAGCTAAAAGTGATAAAACACAAAGAGAAGAAGTTATAAATGATGGAGTATTAAGAGAGGGTGGAATGGGTCTAGCTCTGATCAATCACTACTTTCCTAGTTATCATTATTTTAAAAAGGGTGAGCAAAATCACTTTTGCCTAACGCTTTATAGCAGTTCTGATAGAACTAAAGTTGTGTTGATTGAAGACGAGTTAGCCACTTTAAAGCTAATAGAAAATTATCTCTCTGAAGCGTATGACGTTTATGCGTTCGACTGCGAATATAAGGCTCAATCTTTCCTATCAAAGCATGAAGTCGATTTATTACTGATAGATTTGAACCTTAATCAAATGATTGCAACTAAATTTATTGAGCAGATTAATCGTTATCAACACCTATCTAATATTGGCATTATTGTTATGTCCGTTGACAGTGCGATTGAAACAATCAAAGAAACTGTATCAGTGGGTATCGACGATTATGTTGTTAAGCCGCTAAAAAAAGAGTCTATTTTGTTAATCTGTGAACGTGTACTTAGAAGAAAACAAGATGCTGGTAGACGAACCTGTAATTCATCAGATAATGATTCAATACAACTAGATGAGAGTTACTCAATTAACACATTTGGTAGTGCGTTGAATACACGTTCAGGTGATTTTGTTTTGTCGTATACACACAAGGATTCTAATGACCATTTCTTATTTATGGTTGATGTGATGGGACATGGTGAGGCTGCAGCGAGCACTGCTAATGAACTTAAAGGTTTTATCTTCGGTTTAGTTAAAAATACAACAGATTTTTCGAAATTAATAAATGATTTAAATGATGCTGTAGTAAATGGTATCTGTATTAATAAAGATAAAATTTTTACTTTGTTGGCTTTCAAATTGAGCCATAACAAAATTGAATATATCAATATTGGTCAACCTAGCTTCATTTTAATTGATAAGTACTCAGGTGAAATAAAGTTATTCGACAATACTCAACCAATAATAGGTCTAAACTCAAGCTATTCATATCAACCAGATTGTATTGAATTGCCATCACCATTTTATTTACTTTGCTTTACTGACGGGCTTCATGAAAATATGGACAAGTTTGCTACTGCCGATGAGTTTATATTAGATAAACTTCAACGGTTAGATGTACAAAGCATTGAATTTCCAACACAACTTTGGCAAAAATGTTTACCTGAATTAACAAAAGAGATTGACGATTCAACATTACTGGTTCTTAATAAAGCATAG
- a CDS encoding tyrosine-protein kinase family protein, whose translation MKLIPTEYQEVEAVYRSILEKKAKCLCVFSPSGEEGTSSISVCLARRLQSIDRKVLLVDLNSYNPMSFDWLEEQMDDQGWSFDDISCQLYTKKLGQFDFLTVKELKPDAQVREFGILQQAILMLEQEFNYIIFDMPPLMQNNRQNIPLHVISSVADMAILNVALGLNNEEQVQISVDKIRKADFKHIEVVVSQFALPPLGPRLIESVENRLTRFPWLKVKLITAIKKHKWLFEAV comes from the coding sequence ATGAAGTTAATCCCAACTGAATATCAAGAAGTAGAAGCTGTATATAGAAGTATTCTTGAAAAAAAAGCGAAATGTTTGTGTGTTTTTTCGCCATCCGGTGAGGAAGGCACAAGCTCAATATCAGTCTGTTTAGCGAGAAGGTTACAATCAATAGATAGGAAAGTACTTCTTGTTGACTTAAATTCCTATAATCCGATGTCATTTGATTGGCTTGAGGAGCAAATGGACGATCAAGGGTGGAGTTTTGATGACATTAGTTGTCAGCTTTATACGAAAAAATTAGGGCAATTCGATTTTTTGACTGTAAAAGAGCTGAAGCCTGACGCGCAAGTCAGAGAGTTTGGTATTTTACAGCAGGCTATCTTGATGCTCGAGCAAGAGTTTAATTATATTATTTTTGATATGCCGCCGTTGATGCAAAACAATAGACAAAATATCCCTTTGCATGTGATTTCAAGTGTTGCTGATATGGCAATTTTAAACGTTGCATTGGGCTTAAATAACGAAGAGCAGGTACAAATAAGTGTAGATAAAATTAGAAAAGCCGACTTCAAACATATCGAAGTTGTGGTAAGTCAATTTGCGCTTCCACCGCTTGGCCCTAGATTGATTGAAAGTGTTGAAAACAGATTAACACGTTTTCCTTGGCTAAAAGTAAAGCTAATAACAGCAATTAAAAAGCATAAATGGTTATTCGAAGCTGTCTGA
- a CDS encoding polysaccharide biosynthesis/export family protein, producing the protein MIKNSSIFIIFTFFIACFMSAILKANDESVDDSLIIEVGNKLFLNMPNEPDFSDLFEVDKKGQINVPEIGKVFVAGKSLKRVESEIKLQLSGVYKGLEQFYIEVRARDLLVTVLGYVYEPSQVSIPEDGNIQMVISKAGGLKPGAQLNKLQIRRGEENISFDYKAYLDSGDPEKLPVLRSGDIVFVPVSPLLGNVQIDFDAQTLSASGDAEGNEKAVTLFGELHSPGSFSYKDDMNIIDALMRAEGVTRYADVTKIRVIRNGEPQIFDLKQYLDSGDDSLLPEIEGGTTIYVPIMVEDVNTTARTVYIMGEVQKPGAYESTDKIGFLDILANAGGPTRFAETRQIRILKPTGESIYFDLQSYSDGVATSPIPGINPGDVVFVPEKTDINEKSWLKVPPQRAVKVMGAVNDPGRYEWSDEMDFTDLFAHAGGPTKGANVNDIKILRAGEVYQRFSLDDYVNSADGSYPLPSIQAGDTIIVEELPHDPKDNKSQWVRQDPDTSIYIMGQVGSPGRYAFDDSLHFIDILSAADGPNSNADIRNIRITHRNGFEARVTKLDLALYFETGDETLFPKVLPGDTIYIPEKSRDWLSKKKENVVRVMGAIKTPGRYSFDDSMTLLDLLAEAGGPTSSALIENIVVINHSCCKEQARRFDLEEFIREPNSMRIPVLRAGDTVYIPDQGQDFGQRAKSSIVDFLTILALAVGL; encoded by the coding sequence ATGATAAAAAATAGCAGTATATTTATAATTTTTACCTTTTTTATTGCCTGTTTTATGTCAGCCATCTTAAAAGCGAATGATGAATCAGTTGATGACTCTCTCATCATTGAAGTTGGTAATAAGCTATTTCTTAATATGCCAAACGAACCTGATTTTTCAGATTTATTTGAAGTCGATAAGAAAGGTCAAATTAACGTACCAGAAATCGGTAAGGTTTTTGTCGCAGGTAAATCTTTAAAGCGAGTTGAAAGTGAAATAAAACTTCAATTGAGCGGTGTTTATAAGGGGTTAGAGCAGTTTTATATAGAAGTAAGAGCAAGAGACCTACTTGTCACTGTCCTTGGGTATGTTTATGAACCATCGCAAGTTAGTATTCCTGAAGATGGGAATATTCAGATGGTTATCTCTAAAGCAGGCGGTTTAAAACCAGGAGCTCAACTTAACAAGTTACAAATTCGTCGAGGCGAAGAGAATATCAGTTTTGATTATAAAGCGTACTTAGATAGTGGTGACCCAGAAAAATTACCTGTTCTTCGCTCAGGTGACATTGTATTTGTGCCTGTTTCACCTCTACTCGGTAATGTACAAATTGATTTTGATGCACAAACACTATCAGCATCGGGCGATGCTGAAGGTAATGAAAAAGCCGTTACATTATTTGGTGAATTACATAGTCCTGGCAGTTTCTCATATAAAGATGATATGAACATTATCGATGCATTGATGCGTGCAGAGGGGGTTACTCGATACGCTGACGTTACTAAGATTCGTGTTATCCGTAATGGTGAGCCTCAAATTTTTGATCTAAAGCAATACTTAGACTCCGGTGATGACTCACTTTTGCCTGAGATTGAAGGAGGGACAACGATATACGTGCCGATTATGGTAGAGGACGTAAATACAACAGCAAGAACTGTTTACATAATGGGCGAGGTACAAAAACCTGGTGCTTATGAATCTACAGACAAAATTGGTTTTTTAGATATTTTAGCAAACGCTGGTGGTCCCACACGTTTTGCTGAAACTAGACAAATCAGGATCCTAAAACCGACTGGGGAAAGTATCTATTTCGATTTACAATCTTACAGCGACGGAGTCGCGACTTCTCCTATTCCGGGAATTAATCCTGGCGATGTTGTCTTTGTTCCAGAAAAAACTGATATTAATGAAAAAAGCTGGTTAAAGGTACCTCCTCAACGAGCGGTAAAAGTCATGGGAGCTGTTAATGATCCAGGTCGCTATGAGTGGAGTGATGAGATGGATTTTACAGATTTATTTGCCCATGCAGGTGGACCAACGAAAGGCGCGAATGTAAATGATATAAAAATCCTGCGGGCCGGTGAAGTTTATCAACGTTTCAGCCTAGATGATTATGTAAATAGTGCCGATGGTAGTTACCCACTACCGAGTATACAGGCAGGTGATACTATAATTGTTGAAGAACTGCCTCATGACCCTAAAGACAATAAATCTCAATGGGTCAGGCAAGACCCAGATACTTCAATATATATTATGGGGCAGGTTGGCTCTCCTGGTCGATATGCCTTTGATGATTCGCTTCATTTTATTGATATTCTTTCGGCTGCAGATGGACCAAACAGCAATGCTGATATAAGAAATATCCGTATAACTCATAGAAATGGTTTCGAAGCGAGAGTCACAAAACTCGATCTTGCACTATACTTTGAAACAGGTGATGAAACACTTTTTCCTAAAGTCTTACCGGGAGACACAATTTATATTCCAGAAAAATCTCGTGATTGGTTAAGTAAAAAAAAGGAAAATGTGGTGCGTGTAATGGGGGCGATTAAAACGCCTGGTCGTTACTCTTTCGATGATTCTATGACGCTTTTAGATTTACTGGCTGAGGCTGGTGGACCGACATCTAGTGCATTGATCGAAAACATCGTGGTTATTAATCACTCTTGTTGTAAAGAACAAGCGAGAAGATTTGACCTTGAAGAGTTTATTCGCGAACCAAACTCTATGCGTATCCCTGTCTTAAGAGCGGGCGATACAGTATACATTCCAGATCAAGGGCAAGATTTTGGTCAGAGGGCTAAGAGTTCAATTGTTGATTTCTTAACCATTCTTGCATTGGCGGTGGGTCTATGA
- a CDS encoding OmpA family protein, with protein MRWIYLTLGLMFVSGCSTWPEQGKGGWAEEYHPDNETNSETWYASAPMHIANEYEHIQLKLDWLKVRGINKCLPAQVYQAEMLSNRIKRMLAAEMYSDAQADLRIFYHQLNLLQNHFEKVLRLTGCSLVKSESNRDESLKIIKQIKSLLNSDNQFAFDSFEVTPKYMTRLTQAADLLKLVPEIDLLLVGHTDKKGLDSDNFELAFKRAEKVKHWLTVYGVDVNSITTVTQGSLSPYSNENTDEVSRHSDRRVNAYILNAESQFDVETQRKPLTSWTDELIKEGVNDKK; from the coding sequence ATGAGATGGATATATTTAACGTTAGGGCTTATGTTTGTCTCGGGCTGTAGCACTTGGCCCGAGCAAGGCAAAGGTGGTTGGGCTGAAGAATATCACCCTGACAATGAAACTAATAGCGAAACCTGGTATGCATCAGCACCGATGCACATTGCTAATGAATATGAGCATATTCAATTAAAACTTGATTGGTTAAAAGTAAGGGGCATCAATAAATGTTTGCCTGCGCAAGTATATCAAGCTGAAATGCTTTCAAATCGTATCAAAAGAATGCTGGCTGCCGAAATGTACTCTGATGCACAAGCAGACTTAAGAATTTTTTATCATCAATTAAATTTACTACAAAACCATTTTGAAAAAGTACTAAGGTTAACTGGTTGCTCACTAGTAAAGAGTGAATCTAATCGCGATGAGTCTCTCAAAATAATTAAACAAATTAAATCATTATTAAACAGTGATAATCAGTTTGCTTTCGACAGCTTTGAAGTAACCCCTAAATATATGACAAGATTGACTCAGGCAGCTGATCTTTTAAAACTTGTTCCTGAGATAGATCTATTACTGGTTGGTCATACTGATAAAAAGGGTCTGGATTCAGATAACTTTGAATTAGCATTTAAACGAGCAGAAAAAGTTAAGCACTGGTTGACGGTTTACGGGGTAGACGTAAATTCGATTACAACAGTAACTCAAGGCAGCTTATCTCCATATTCAAACGAAAATACAGATGAAGTGAGCCGCCATTCAGATAGAAGAGTGAACGCTTATATCTTAAACGCTGAATCTCAATTTGATGTTGAGACACAAAGAAAACCACTCACATCTTGGACTGATGAACTTATCAAGGAGGGGGTGAATGATAAAAAATAG
- a CDS encoding STAS domain-containing protein, with product MYEKLPTEIVDNKIIVELPTDFSGMSVDRYREQFDSLANTHHDNIVLNFNKTEFIDSSGIGAMVFLFKRIEQRGINMQLLKVNGQPKKLMTLLRVDLTIDFIEE from the coding sequence ATGTACGAGAAACTACCAACAGAAATTGTAGATAACAAAATCATTGTAGAGTTACCAACAGACTTTTCCGGAATGTCAGTTGATAGGTATAGAGAACAATTCGATTCTCTAGCGAATACGCATCACGACAATATTGTACTTAATTTCAATAAGACTGAATTTATAGATTCTTCTGGAATTGGCGCAATGGTGTTTCTATTTAAGCGGATAGAACAACGTGGTATTAATATGCAATTACTAAAAGTTAATGGTCAACCTAAGAAGTTGATGACATTACTTAGAGTTGATTTAACTATCGACTTTATTGAAGAGTAA
- a CDS encoding sugar transferase yields MNIMDIILLSCLALVIYHHGIYPLALSMIARFKQRNNSDNDPTEVYQPTIAVFMAAHNEQKFIYDKLINLASQIYPNEKIAIHLVLDGCTDDTLACATPALDKLAEQNIFCHIDVFDENKGKLNAINHLINLYSSDYEVILFSDVSAMLSINAFQEVALKMSDKKVAVVSGLYQIYKDTEDEQTGYWDLQNQTRLDESIFGAVNGVSGSLLAIKSNFVKPLDAGTINDDFIQAVQAVDREHVISISENINMVEMEEDALDKDYTRRVRICAGNWQQLGLLVNKFGSFNIWQKLIFTSSKGLRGVMPLCITAIYFSLFIQAVAVGGMYTVAFASLIIVNLIGLAKIKGVINFNLPVIDSINYMLFSYLVGLYGIAKFHKGFYKQSWSRVPKQINTQQKRILATKRVIDIVGASIGLILTAPILLIVAIAIKLDSKGGVIYKQLRVGESSDEFVSLIYVYKLRSMYIDAEARSGAVWASDNDPRITRVGRFLRKTRLDELPQLWNVLKGEMSLIGPRPERPVFYKNLEENVPYFTHRTYQLKPGISGLAQVMNGYDEDIEGVRRKIAWDYAYALSLSSFSSWYRTEISILFKTIQVVFLGKGK; encoded by the coding sequence ATGAATATTATGGACATTATTCTACTTTCCTGCCTTGCTTTGGTGATTTACCACCATGGCATATATCCTCTGGCACTAAGTATGATTGCTAGATTTAAGCAACGTAATAATTCGGACAATGATCCCACTGAAGTTTATCAGCCTACAATTGCTGTATTTATGGCTGCACACAATGAACAGAAATTCATATACGACAAGTTAATAAACCTGGCCAGTCAGATCTACCCTAATGAAAAAATAGCAATTCACCTAGTGCTTGATGGGTGTACAGACGATACTCTCGCATGTGCAACTCCTGCTCTAGATAAACTTGCAGAGCAAAATATTTTTTGTCATATAGATGTATTTGATGAGAATAAAGGCAAATTAAATGCGATTAATCATCTAATTAATTTATACAGCAGTGACTATGAAGTTATTTTGTTTTCAGATGTAAGTGCTATGTTGAGTATTAATGCATTCCAAGAAGTTGCACTAAAAATGTCAGATAAGAAAGTTGCCGTTGTTTCTGGTTTATACCAAATATACAAAGACACTGAAGATGAACAAACTGGATATTGGGATTTACAGAATCAGACACGATTAGATGAAAGTATTTTTGGTGCAGTTAACGGAGTATCGGGTTCATTACTGGCTATTAAGAGTAATTTCGTAAAACCATTAGACGCGGGAACCATTAATGACGATTTTATTCAAGCTGTCCAAGCCGTAGATAGAGAACATGTTATATCTATCTCTGAAAACATTAATATGGTTGAGATGGAAGAAGATGCGCTTGATAAAGATTACACTAGACGTGTTCGTATTTGTGCAGGTAATTGGCAACAACTTGGTTTATTAGTCAATAAATTTGGTTCTTTTAATATTTGGCAAAAGCTAATTTTCACATCAAGTAAAGGACTTAGAGGTGTAATGCCACTGTGTATTACTGCGATTTATTTCAGTCTGTTTATACAAGCTGTAGCAGTTGGAGGTATGTACACCGTTGCTTTTGCAAGTTTGATTATTGTAAATCTAATTGGCCTTGCGAAAATTAAAGGCGTGATCAATTTTAATTTACCTGTCATTGATTCCATCAATTATATGTTGTTCAGTTACCTTGTTGGGTTGTACGGAATAGCAAAGTTCCATAAGGGTTTCTATAAACAAAGCTGGTCTCGTGTGCCTAAACAAATTAACACCCAGCAAAAACGGATTTTAGCTACTAAACGAGTTATAGACATTGTTGGTGCTTCTATAGGTTTAATTCTAACGGCACCTATTTTGTTGATTGTTGCAATTGCAATAAAACTAGATTCGAAAGGTGGTGTTATCTACAAGCAACTCAGAGTGGGAGAGTCTAGCGACGAATTTGTCTCACTAATTTATGTTTATAAACTAAGAAGCATGTATATAGATGCAGAAGCACGAAGTGGTGCTGTTTGGGCATCTGATAACGATCCAAGGATCACACGGGTTGGGAGGTTTTTAAGAAAGACTAGGCTTGATGAGCTACCGCAACTTTGGAATGTTCTTAAAGGTGAAATGTCTCTTATTGGACCAAGACCTGAGAGGCCTGTTTTTTATAAAAATTTAGAAGAAAACGTACCTTACTTTACCCATAGGACTTATCAACTGAAACCAGGCATCTCTGGTTTAGCACAAGTGATGAATGGCTATGATGAAGACATTGAAGGAGTAAGAAGAAAAATTGCATGGGATTATGCCTATGCACTTTCGCTATCTAGTTTTTCATCCTGGTATAGAACTGAGATAAGCATCTTGTTTAAAACAATCCAAGTTGTTTTCTTGGGTAAAGGCAAATAA